A DNA window from Bradyrhizobium sp. CCBAU 53421 contains the following coding sequences:
- a CDS encoding enoyl-CoA hydratase/isomerase family protein, whose protein sequence is MTLVRYESADHIATITMARSEKHNALNNALCSELRDAWLRFRDGEDRVAVLASAEEKYFSVGADVADLPVNMWHAVPGLGVELDKPVIAATSGWVVGGAFVLVQMADLCVASETTRFIYPEGKIGTTAGGVSSVMARMPHKIAMEFLLVGEEMSAERAFQIGFVNKVAPKGQHLALAQEMAAKIAGNAPLVVRALKKLAREAMPKGPLETVADVRRLLDGVRDSEDLKEGVKAFSEKRKPRFTGK, encoded by the coding sequence ATGACGCTCGTTCGTTACGAGAGCGCCGACCACATCGCGACCATCACGATGGCACGCAGCGAGAAGCACAACGCGCTCAACAACGCGTTGTGCAGCGAATTGCGCGATGCCTGGCTGCGCTTCCGCGACGGTGAGGATCGCGTCGCGGTTCTGGCCTCCGCGGAGGAAAAGTATTTCTCGGTCGGCGCCGATGTGGCCGACCTTCCCGTCAATATGTGGCACGCGGTGCCCGGCCTCGGCGTCGAGCTCGACAAGCCGGTGATCGCAGCGACGTCAGGCTGGGTCGTGGGTGGCGCCTTCGTGCTGGTCCAGATGGCCGATCTCTGCGTGGCGTCGGAGACGACGCGTTTCATTTACCCGGAGGGAAAGATCGGCACCACCGCGGGCGGCGTCTCGTCGGTGATGGCGCGGATGCCGCACAAGATCGCGATGGAGTTTCTGCTGGTCGGCGAGGAAATGTCGGCGGAGCGCGCCTTCCAGATCGGTTTCGTCAACAAGGTCGCGCCGAAAGGTCAGCACCTCGCGCTGGCGCAGGAGATGGCTGCGAAGATCGCCGGCAATGCGCCGCTGGTGGTTCGCGCGCTCAAGAAGTTGGCGCGCGAGGCGATGCCGAAGGGGCCGCTGGAAACGGTCGCCGATGTGCGGAGGTTGCTCGATGGGGTCAGGGACAGCGAGGATCTCAAGGAAGGCGTGAAGGCATTCAGCGAGAAGCGGAAGCCGAGGTTTACGGGGAAGTGA
- a CDS encoding FKBP-type peptidyl-prolyl cis-trans isomerase, whose product MQSSRRKIITTAFAGLAAAVSTSVAGRTATAQTAGKPMTTASGLQIIDSKVGTGASPKTGQTCVMHYTGWLYENGQKGKKFDSSVDRNEPFEFPIGQGHVIKGWDEGVATMKVGGKRTLIIPPDLGYGARGAGGVIPPNATLMFDVELLGVK is encoded by the coding sequence ATGCAATCTTCACGACGCAAGATCATCACGACTGCGTTCGCCGGCCTTGCGGCGGCAGTCTCCACATCCGTTGCCGGCAGGACGGCAACGGCCCAAACCGCGGGAAAGCCCATGACCACAGCTTCAGGCCTCCAGATCATCGACAGCAAGGTCGGCACCGGCGCTTCGCCGAAGACCGGCCAGACCTGCGTCATGCACTATACCGGCTGGCTCTATGAGAACGGCCAGAAGGGCAAGAAATTCGACTCCTCCGTCGACCGCAACGAGCCGTTCGAGTTTCCGATCGGCCAGGGTCACGTGATCAAGGGCTGGGACGAAGGCGTCGCCACCATGAAGGTCGGCGGCAAGCGCACGCTGATCATCCCGCCGGACCTCGGCTATGGCGCGCGCGGCGCCGGCGGCGTGATCCCGCCGAATGCCACGCTGATGTTCGACGTCGAGCTGCTTGGCGTAAAGTAA
- a CDS encoding CsbD family protein encodes MGSTTDRIKGTANDAIGRFKRRLGKVTGSPAMQGRGAILQAKGKGQKALGGIKRIVGRVTAAAHWPR; translated from the coding sequence ATGGGTAGCACGACCGATAGGATCAAGGGCACGGCCAACGACGCGATCGGAAGGTTCAAGCGGCGTCTTGGCAAGGTCACCGGTTCTCCGGCGATGCAGGGCAGAGGTGCGATCCTGCAGGCCAAGGGCAAGGGACAGAAGGCACTCGGCGGCATCAAGAGGATCGTCGGCAGGGTGACCGCAGCGGCTCACTGGCCTCGCTGA
- the ggt gene encoding gamma-glutamyltransferase, producing the protein MRNFHFAGRSSVHAQNAMVATSHPEAALVAIDVMREGGTAADAAVAACALLGVIEPQSTGIGGDCFALIQPKGEGKITAYNGSGRAPMAATADWYLERKIHSVPLTSAHAVSIPGAIDAWDVILRDHGKFGFDRLLQPAIKAAEEGYVVAPRIAFDWKNGFEKLKNGTNTERYLLPHGKPAVAGDVIRQPELGKTLRAIAQKGRDAFYSGEIAADMVDTLRGIGGLHTLEDFAAHSTETTSPIGTMYKGYDVWQCPPNGPGITMLVMLNILSRFDLTKFKPLSIERFHLEAEAARIAYMMREQYIADPQHAHVDVAGILSKEFADEHIRNIRMDALLELPNVAPPMNPSTVYITVVDKDRNVCSFINSIAHSFGSAIVSNKTGILLQNRAGGFRIQPGHPNCIAPGKRPLHTIIPALATRNGRAVMPYGVMGGQYQPVGQTRVLTNMLDYGCDIQEAIDMPRGLHYEGVYQLEDSVPAEIVEGLKKIGHKTTSVVAPLGGGQGIWIDWEKGTLTGGSDPRKDGCALGY; encoded by the coding sequence ATGAGGAATTTCCACTTCGCCGGCCGTTCCTCGGTCCACGCCCAGAACGCGATGGTCGCAACGTCGCATCCGGAGGCGGCGCTGGTGGCCATCGATGTGATGCGCGAGGGCGGCACCGCTGCCGACGCTGCGGTCGCGGCCTGCGCGCTGCTCGGCGTCATCGAGCCGCAATCGACCGGCATCGGCGGCGACTGCTTTGCGCTGATCCAGCCGAAGGGCGAGGGCAAGATCACCGCCTATAACGGCAGCGGCCGGGCGCCGATGGCCGCCACCGCCGACTGGTACCTCGAACGCAAGATCCATTCGGTGCCGCTGACCTCGGCGCATGCCGTCAGCATCCCCGGCGCGATCGACGCCTGGGACGTGATCCTCAGGGATCACGGCAAGTTCGGCTTCGACCGCCTGCTGCAGCCCGCGATCAAGGCCGCCGAAGAGGGCTATGTCGTCGCTCCGCGCATCGCCTTCGACTGGAAGAACGGCTTTGAGAAGCTGAAGAACGGCACCAACACCGAGCGCTACCTGCTGCCGCACGGCAAGCCCGCGGTCGCCGGCGACGTGATCCGCCAGCCCGAGCTCGGCAAGACGCTGCGCGCCATCGCGCAAAAGGGCCGCGACGCCTTCTACAGCGGCGAGATCGCCGCCGACATGGTCGACACCCTGCGCGGCATCGGCGGCCTGCATACGCTGGAGGACTTTGCGGCGCATTCGACCGAGACGACCTCGCCGATCGGCACGATGTACAAGGGCTACGACGTCTGGCAGTGCCCGCCGAACGGCCCCGGCATCACCATGCTGGTGATGCTCAACATCCTGTCGCGCTTCGACCTGACCAAGTTCAAGCCGCTCAGCATCGAGCGCTTCCACCTCGAGGCCGAGGCGGCGCGCATCGCCTACATGATGCGCGAGCAGTATATCGCCGATCCCCAGCACGCCCATGTCGATGTCGCCGGCATCCTCTCCAAGGAGTTCGCCGACGAGCACATCAGGAACATCCGGATGGACGCCCTGCTCGAATTGCCGAACGTCGCGCCGCCGATGAATCCCTCGACCGTCTACATCACGGTGGTCGACAAGGACCGCAACGTCTGCTCCTTCATCAACTCGATCGCGCATTCGTTCGGCTCGGCGATCGTCTCCAACAAGACCGGCATCCTGCTGCAGAACCGCGCCGGCGGCTTCCGCATCCAGCCCGGCCATCCGAACTGCATCGCGCCGGGCAAGCGTCCGCTGCACACCATCATCCCGGCGCTGGCCACCAGGAACGGCCGTGCGGTGATGCCGTATGGCGTGATGGGCGGGCAGTATCAGCCGGTCGGCCAGACCCGCGTTCTGACCAACATGCTCGACTATGGCTGCGACATCCAGGAGGCGATCGACATGCCGCGCGGCCTGCATTACGAGGGCGTCTACCAGCTTGAGGACTCTGTGCCGGCGGAGATCGTCGAAGGCCTGAAGAAGATCGGACACAAGACCACCAGCGTGGTCGCGCCGCTCGGCGGCGGCCAGGGCATCTGGATCGATTGGGAGAAGGGCACGCTGACCGGCGGCTCCGATCCGCGCAAGGACGGTTGCGCGCTCGGCTACTGA
- a CDS encoding pilus assembly protein TadG-related protein — protein MSGILMLMRRFGADERGNFAMISAGLMTLVIGCAGLAIDLGTIFADRRKTQSTADLAAIVAAANLSNPVNAATATVTQNNYPASALVKVETGTYTASSAIAPQARFVTPAVGIPNAARVTLTTKTPLYFARYLTGASSFNITTTATATSTEMASFEIGSRLLSVNGGVLNALLGSMLGTTLSLSVMDYNALISAKIDALDFLSALATRINLTGVTYSDLLSSNVKVGDLMAAALTTQQITNGAGAATTALSTISQAVTGSSTKVSPGTLIDLGPFANLTVGQKPKVGASVSVFDLINTVAQIANGSNQIATSVNLGLPGIANVSVIATIGERPVGSSWIAMGTQGVSVHTAQTRILATINVLGSGSIASINLPVYVEVASGTATLNAVSCGHPNINTSQVTIGVTPGIVDAWIGNVTAADMTNFTTKPNPPPATLVTLLGITVTGRAHAGMGNTTPTNVNFSYSDIQSGTKKTVTTTNFLSSLTASLLGDLSLSIAGVPLPGLGALVMSILNAVTSPIDQVLATLLSTLGIGLGQVDVWVLGIRCDGAVLVN, from the coding sequence ATGAGCGGCATCCTCATGCTGATGCGGCGCTTCGGCGCCGACGAACGAGGAAACTTCGCGATGATCTCGGCCGGCCTGATGACGCTCGTGATCGGGTGCGCCGGGCTTGCCATCGATCTCGGCACGATCTTCGCCGACCGGCGCAAGACCCAGAGCACCGCCGACCTCGCCGCGATCGTCGCCGCCGCCAATCTGAGCAATCCGGTCAACGCCGCGACCGCAACGGTGACGCAGAACAACTACCCGGCCAGCGCGCTGGTCAAGGTCGAGACGGGGACCTACACCGCAAGCAGCGCGATCGCGCCGCAGGCCCGGTTCGTGACCCCGGCGGTCGGCATTCCCAACGCCGCGCGCGTCACGCTCACGACCAAGACCCCGCTCTATTTCGCGCGCTATCTGACCGGCGCGAGCAGCTTCAACATCACGACCACCGCCACCGCGACATCGACCGAAATGGCGTCGTTCGAGATCGGCTCGCGGCTGCTCTCGGTCAACGGCGGCGTGCTCAACGCGCTGCTCGGCTCGATGCTCGGCACCACGCTGTCGCTCTCGGTGATGGACTACAATGCGCTGATCAGCGCCAAGATCGACGCCCTCGACTTCCTGTCGGCGCTGGCAACCCGGATCAACCTGACCGGCGTCACCTACAGCGACCTGTTGAGCAGCAACGTCAAGGTCGGCGACCTCATGGCAGCCGCGCTGACCACGCAGCAGATCACCAACGGCGCGGGCGCCGCGACGACCGCGCTGTCGACGATCTCCCAGGCCGTCACCGGCTCCTCGACCAAGGTTTCGCCGGGCACCCTGATCGACCTCGGCCCCTTCGCCAACCTGACGGTCGGCCAGAAACCCAAGGTCGGGGCCAGCGTCTCGGTGTTCGACCTCATCAACACGGTGGCGCAGATCGCCAACGGCAGCAATCAGATCGCGACCTCGGTCAATTTAGGGCTGCCCGGCATCGCCAACGTGTCCGTGATCGCGACGATCGGCGAGCGCCCGGTCGGCTCGAGCTGGATCGCGATGGGCACCCAGGGCGTGAGCGTCCATACCGCGCAGACCAGGATCCTGGCGACAATCAATGTTCTCGGCTCCGGCAGCATCGCGTCGATCAATCTGCCGGTCTATGTCGAGGTCGCCTCGGGGACCGCGACGCTCAATGCGGTGTCCTGCGGCCATCCGAACATCAACACCTCGCAGGTCACGATCGGTGTGACGCCGGGGATCGTGGACGCCTGGATCGGCAACGTCACGGCTGCCGACATGACCAATTTCACGACCAAGCCCAATCCGCCACCGGCGACGCTGGTCACTCTGTTAGGCATCACCGTCACCGGCCGCGCTCATGCCGGCATGGGCAACACTACGCCGACCAATGTCAATTTCAGCTACAGCGACATCCAGTCGGGAACCAAGAAGACGGTGACGACGACCAACTTCCTGTCGTCGCTGACGGCCAGCCTGCTCGGTGATCTCTCGCTCAGCATCGCTGGCGTTCCGCTCCCGGGATTGGGCGCGCTGGTGATGAGCATCCTCAACGCCGTGACGAGCCCGATCGATCAGGTGCTGGCGACCCTGCTCTCGACGCTCGGCATCGGGCTCGGTCAGGTCGACGTCTGGGTGCTGGGCATCCGTTGCGACGGCGCGGTACTGGTGAACTAG
- a CDS encoding cupin domain-containing protein, with product MSGSHDHTHSHDHDHHHHDDERWKHDGVRVIPGNQLDPNVPSTAGMDRKAAINFARVGAQKLWAGTVSIKPDAKTGAHHHGHLESIIYVVKGKARMRWGEKLQFTAEAGPGDFIFVPPYVPHQEINASPDEVLECVLVRSDGEAVAINLDIEPVEKPENVLWVDPVHRHPDEKK from the coding sequence ATGAGCGGTTCCCACGATCACACCCATTCTCACGACCATGATCACCACCATCACGACGACGAGCGCTGGAAGCACGACGGCGTCCGGGTGATTCCTGGTAACCAGCTCGATCCGAATGTGCCGTCGACCGCCGGCATGGACCGCAAGGCCGCGATCAACTTCGCCCGCGTCGGTGCGCAGAAATTGTGGGCAGGCACCGTCAGCATCAAGCCGGACGCCAAGACCGGCGCGCATCATCACGGCCACCTCGAAAGCATCATCTATGTCGTGAAGGGCAAGGCGCGGATGCGTTGGGGCGAGAAGCTGCAATTCACCGCCGAAGCCGGTCCTGGCGACTTCATCTTCGTGCCGCCCTACGTGCCGCATCAGGAGATCAACGCCAGTCCGGACGAAGTGCTGGAATGCGTGCTGGTGCGCTCCGACGGCGAGGCGGTGGCGATCAACCTCGACATCGAGCCGGTCGAGAAGCCGGAGAACGTGCTGTGGGTCGATCCGGTGCACCGGCATCCCGACGAGAAGAAATAA
- a CDS encoding LysR family transcriptional regulator: MNIPTEIVRTVVAIAETGSLSKAGERLGLSQPAISSQVKRLQSLVGGALFVRTANGTTTTELGKVAVQQARRILEANDQLLRLGGNHEGPQPLRLGMSTMLADEFLKSHPADALADVLVHADMSPIVIRGLIDGYIDIAFVYSNPSLENEGEVTIAAEADERSVWVRSRDFVLRPGAPIPILAWPGDDWMIRTLTKHSISYKIVFRSPNHQLRLEAARAGYGLTACPERMIPSSLISAKDYYLPELPMQKRLLCVRPGLEGSRATAMVQRLSSLFFSGAKPMRQVSNM; encoded by the coding sequence TTGAATATTCCTACTGAGATTGTTCGCACCGTCGTTGCGATCGCAGAGACGGGAAGTCTATCGAAGGCCGGCGAGCGTCTCGGCCTCAGTCAGCCGGCGATCAGTTCGCAGGTCAAGCGGCTGCAGAGCCTGGTCGGCGGCGCGCTCTTCGTCAGAACTGCCAACGGCACCACGACGACGGAGCTCGGCAAGGTCGCCGTGCAGCAGGCAAGGCGAATCCTCGAGGCGAACGACCAACTGCTCCGGCTCGGCGGCAATCACGAAGGACCGCAGCCGTTGCGGCTCGGAATGAGCACGATGCTCGCCGATGAATTCCTCAAATCGCATCCGGCCGACGCGCTCGCCGACGTGCTGGTTCACGCCGACATGTCGCCGATCGTCATCAGGGGATTGATCGACGGCTACATCGACATCGCCTTCGTCTACAGCAACCCTTCGCTGGAGAACGAGGGCGAGGTGACGATCGCAGCCGAGGCCGACGAGCGCTCGGTGTGGGTACGATCACGCGATTTTGTCCTGCGGCCGGGCGCCCCGATCCCGATCCTGGCGTGGCCGGGCGACGACTGGATGATCCGGACGCTCACCAAGCACAGCATCTCATACAAGATCGTGTTCAGGAGCCCGAACCACCAGCTGCGACTCGAAGCCGCACGGGCCGGATACGGCCTGACCGCGTGCCCCGAGCGGATGATCCCGTCCTCGCTGATTTCGGCCAAGGACTATTATCTGCCGGAGCTTCCAATGCAGAAGCGCCTGCTGTGCGTTCGCCCGGGCCTCGAGGGAAGCCGCGCGACGGCGATGGTGCAGCGCCTGTCGAGCCTGTTCTTCAGCGGCGCCAAGCCGATGCGTCAGGTGAGCAACATGTAG
- a CDS encoding TadE/TadG family type IV pilus assembly protein: protein MTRFFRCRSGASAVEFALMLPLFLAFIFGIIVFGSYLAMVHGVQQLAAEAARSSIAGMTDTERNSLATNYVTANASTYPLLVASNLTVNAAPSPSNANVYVVTVNYNAAGNFIYKLPFVPAPASTIVRSAAIQYGGF, encoded by the coding sequence ATGACCAGGTTCTTTCGCTGTCGCAGCGGCGCTTCTGCCGTCGAATTTGCGTTGATGCTGCCGCTGTTTCTTGCCTTCATTTTCGGCATCATCGTATTCGGTTCGTATCTCGCGATGGTGCATGGCGTTCAGCAACTCGCCGCCGAAGCGGCGCGGTCGTCGATTGCCGGAATGACCGACACCGAGCGCAACAGCCTCGCGACCAATTACGTCACCGCGAACGCATCGACCTATCCGCTGCTGGTCGCCAGCAATCTCACCGTCAACGCCGCGCCGTCCCCCTCGAACGCCAACGTCTACGTCGTGACGGTCAACTACAACGCGGCCGGCAACTTCATCTACAAGCTGCCTTTCGTCCCGGCGCCTGCGAGCACCATCGTCCGCTCGGCGGCGATCCAGTACGGGGGATTCTAG
- a CDS encoding D-2-hydroxyacid dehydrogenase family protein, with protein MKISILDDYFDTLRTLDCFRKLDGYDVTIWNDHVQDVDALAERLRDSDALVLIRERTQIRNALLERLPKLKLISQRSVYPHIDIDTCTRLGIIVSSSQHADTPSYATAEFTWGLILAAMRAIPQQMAALKAGKWQIGVGHTLRGKTLGIYGYGRIGAVVAGYGKAFGMNVLVWAREPAMVKARADGYETAASKADFFARCDVLSLHMRLVDATRGIVKAEDLARMKETALIVNTSRAPLIEPGALVNALRAGRPGMAAVDVYEKEPMRDTADPLLNMDNVVCTPHLGYVSRDEYEIQFTDIFDQILAYAAGTPTNVVNPDVLAHVRPRG; from the coding sequence ATGAAGATCTCGATCCTCGACGATTATTTCGACACGCTGCGTACCCTCGATTGCTTCCGCAAGCTCGACGGCTACGACGTCACGATCTGGAATGATCATGTCCAGGACGTCGATGCGCTCGCCGAACGGCTGCGCGACAGCGATGCGCTGGTGCTGATCCGCGAACGCACCCAGATTCGTAACGCCCTGCTGGAACGGCTGCCGAAGTTGAAGCTGATCAGCCAGCGCAGCGTCTATCCGCATATCGACATCGACACCTGCACGCGGCTCGGCATCATCGTGTCGTCGAGCCAGCATGCCGATACGCCGTCCTACGCCACCGCCGAGTTCACCTGGGGCCTGATCCTCGCCGCGATGCGCGCGATCCCGCAGCAGATGGCGGCGCTGAAGGCGGGCAAATGGCAGATCGGCGTCGGCCATACGTTGCGCGGCAAGACGCTTGGCATCTACGGCTACGGCCGTATCGGCGCGGTGGTCGCGGGCTATGGCAAGGCGTTCGGCATGAATGTGCTGGTCTGGGCGCGGGAGCCCGCGATGGTGAAGGCGCGTGCCGACGGCTACGAGACCGCTGCCAGCAAGGCGGATTTCTTTGCCCGTTGCGACGTGCTGTCGCTGCACATGCGGCTGGTCGACGCGACGCGCGGCATCGTCAAGGCGGAAGACCTCGCGCGGATGAAAGAGACCGCGCTGATCGTCAACACCAGCCGCGCGCCGCTGATCGAGCCGGGCGCGCTTGTCAACGCGCTGCGCGCCGGCCGGCCTGGAATGGCCGCCGTCGACGTCTATGAGAAGGAGCCGATGCGCGATACCGCCGACCCGCTGCTCAACATGGACAATGTGGTCTGCACCCCGCATCTCGGCTACGTCTCGCGCGACGAATACGAGATTCAGTTCACCGACATTTTCGACCAGATATTGGCCTACGCGGCGGGTACGCCGACCAATGTCGTGAACCCGGATGTGCTGGCGCATGTGCGCCCGCGCGGCTAG
- a CDS encoding amidohydrolase family protein, translating into MSSNLTDEELAALMPSELCQYQTPIPTQIVSSDEFYPDPQNERQREVEARLLAMADDLGGKQGLDRRRFFQTAAGMAASFVAMNQVYGELFDVTPAEAATPTMAQERANGLKDQFIMDMHTHFLRDDTRIMGFVEMRKAVGKAGWNKELNDHEQTIEDLKFNNYKKEMFLDSDTKIALISSAPSDIEQDWFLTNEQMAAARKQINDEAGSRRVFCHAIFTPGQPGWLDKLDAALALNPESCKGYTIGDNTHKEISRYPWRLDDEKVAYKGYEKMVKAGIKNVCVHKGLFPPGIEKQYPNLRGFADVADVGQAAKDWPQLNFVIYHSAYRHVGGDPKVALAEFERTGRIAWTSDLADIPTQYGVNNVYGDVGQLFATTLVAEPNVCAALMGTLIKGLGVDHICWGTDALWTGAPQWQIEGLRRLEIPEAMQKKFGYAPLGPADGPVKTAIFGDNNARLYNIQPKRAMLDIKGDRFAVMKAQYEKAGAEPSNTRYGYVVPSGAIDHRVFA; encoded by the coding sequence ATGAGCAGCAATCTCACCGACGAAGAACTTGCCGCCTTGATGCCCTCCGAACTGTGCCAGTACCAGACGCCGATCCCGACCCAGATCGTCTCCAGCGACGAGTTCTATCCCGACCCGCAGAACGAACGGCAGCGCGAGGTCGAGGCGCGGCTGCTGGCGATGGCCGATGATCTCGGCGGCAAGCAGGGCCTCGACCGCCGCCGTTTCTTTCAGACCGCGGCCGGCATGGCCGCCTCGTTCGTCGCGATGAACCAGGTCTACGGGGAGCTGTTCGACGTGACGCCGGCGGAAGCCGCAACGCCCACGATGGCGCAGGAGCGCGCCAACGGGCTGAAAGACCAGTTCATCATGGACATGCACACGCATTTCCTGCGCGACGACACCCGCATCATGGGCTTCGTGGAGATGCGCAAGGCCGTCGGCAAGGCCGGCTGGAACAAGGAGCTCAACGATCACGAGCAGACCATCGAGGATCTGAAGTTCAACAACTACAAGAAGGAGATGTTTCTCGATTCCGACACCAAGATTGCGCTGATCTCCTCGGCGCCGTCGGACATCGAGCAGGATTGGTTCCTGACCAACGAGCAGATGGCCGCCGCTCGCAAGCAGATCAACGACGAGGCCGGCTCGCGCCGCGTGTTCTGTCACGCGATCTTCACGCCCGGACAGCCCGGCTGGCTCGACAAGCTCGATGCTGCGTTGGCCTTGAACCCGGAATCCTGCAAGGGCTACACGATCGGCGACAACACTCACAAGGAGATCAGCCGCTATCCGTGGCGGCTGGACGACGAGAAGGTCGCCTACAAGGGCTACGAGAAGATGGTGAAGGCGGGCATCAAGAATGTCTGCGTGCACAAGGGGCTGTTCCCGCCCGGGATCGAGAAGCAGTATCCGAACCTGCGCGGCTTCGCCGACGTTGCCGATGTCGGCCAGGCGGCCAAGGACTGGCCGCAGCTCAACTTCGTGATCTATCACTCGGCCTATCGCCATGTCGGCGGCGATCCCAAGGTCGCGCTCGCCGAATTCGAGCGCACCGGCCGGATCGCCTGGACCTCCGACCTCGCCGACATCCCGACGCAGTACGGCGTCAACAATGTCTACGGCGACGTCGGGCAATTGTTCGCGACCACGCTGGTCGCCGAGCCCAATGTCTGCGCCGCGCTGATGGGCACCCTGATCAAGGGCCTCGGCGTCGACCATATCTGCTGGGGCACCGACGCGCTGTGGACCGGCGCGCCGCAATGGCAGATCGAGGGCCTGCGGCGGCTGGAAATCCCCGAAGCGATGCAGAAGAAGTTCGGCTATGCGCCGCTCGGTCCCGCCGATGGACCGGTGAAGACCGCGATCTTCGGCGACAACAATGCCCGGCTCTACAACATCCAGCCGAAGCGCGCGATGCTCGACATCAAGGGCGACCGCTTCGCGGTGATGAAGGCGCAATATGAGAAGGCCGGCGCGGAACCGTCGAACACGCGCTACGGCTATGTGGTGCCGAGCGGGGCGATCGATCACCGGGTGTTTGCTTGA
- a CDS encoding rhodanese-related sulfurtransferase produces the protein MPLKVAAFYQFAALPDFRALREPLRALCTDLDLKGSVLLAHEGINGTIAGGDEAIGRFVAELEDGPLFGGRLDNLELKFSEAAQMPFQRLKVRLKKEIVTLGDTTVDPTRRVGTYVDAGGWNELIASPDIMVLDTRNAFEVAMGTFEGAVDPGIASFGQFREFAARHLDPAKHRRIAMFCTGGIRCEKASAYLLAQGFGEVYHLKGGILKYLEQTPRQDSRWRGDCFVFDERVALGHGLRERGHEDAVNE, from the coding sequence ATGCCGCTCAAGGTCGCCGCCTTCTACCAGTTCGCCGCGCTGCCCGACTTCCGCGCCCTGCGCGAGCCGCTGCGCGCGCTCTGCACCGACCTCGATCTCAAGGGCAGCGTGCTGCTCGCGCATGAGGGCATCAACGGCACCATCGCCGGCGGCGATGAGGCCATCGGGCGCTTCGTCGCGGAGCTTGAGGACGGGCCGTTGTTCGGCGGCCGCCTCGACAATCTCGAGCTGAAATTCTCAGAAGCCGCGCAGATGCCGTTCCAGCGGCTCAAGGTACGGCTCAAGAAGGAGATCGTGACGCTCGGCGACACCACGGTCGATCCGACGCGGCGGGTCGGCACCTATGTCGACGCCGGCGGCTGGAACGAACTCATCGCCTCGCCCGACATCATGGTGCTCGACACCCGCAACGCGTTCGAGGTCGCGATGGGCACCTTCGAAGGCGCGGTCGATCCAGGTATCGCGAGCTTCGGACAATTCAGGGAATTTGCCGCCCGGCACCTCGATCCCGCGAAGCACCGCAGGATTGCGATGTTCTGCACCGGCGGCATCCGCTGCGAGAAGGCGAGCGCCTATCTGCTCGCGCAAGGCTTCGGCGAGGTCTATCACCTCAAGGGTGGCATCCTGAAATATCTCGAGCAAACGCCGCGGCAGGACAGCCGCTGGCGCGGCGACTGCTTTGTGTTCGACGAGCGCGTCGCGCTCGGCCACGGCCTGCGCGAGCGTGGCCACGAGGATGCCGTGAATGAATGA
- a CDS encoding SlyX family protein: protein MNDAAKLSERIDALEVRLTYQDEAIETLNQTITAQWQQIDALTRQLAELRDRLQEAERQAPGPANERPPHY, encoded by the coding sequence ATGAATGACGCGGCAAAGCTGAGCGAGCGGATCGATGCGCTGGAGGTTCGCCTGACCTATCAGGACGAAGCCATCGAGACGCTGAACCAGACCATCACGGCACAATGGCAGCAGATCGACGCGCTGACGCGCCAGCTCGCCGAGCTGCGCGACCGGCTTCAGGAGGCCGAACGCCAGGCGCCGGGTCCCGCCAACGAGCGCCCACCGCACTACTGA